In Halorientalis sp. LT38, a genomic segment contains:
- a CDS encoding BtrH N-terminal domain-containing protein, translating into MIADYPHAPGDHCGSTSLRNLADYYGWGLEEAGCFGIGAGIGFEYDELGPTSRIILGRNAHLETNFFENLGISVVQQEGGSRPSAWDGLETQLESGPVLCYVDLYYLPYFGSDTHFGPHTVVVIDVTDDSVTISDSEFPELQTVSRQAFDDAWRSDYGFWPLDRWWLTVDTPELTVPTDTATRQAIESAARTMLDGRQDERSGVAAIRAFADDLPQWTAFDDVQWTARFAYQNIERRGTGGGAFRRLYGTFLETLGTNAGLDDHFGERMRRIADDWSELGSVLRDVSETDDTAEHATLLEDASDRAAALAAREEELFTDLAAGL; encoded by the coding sequence ATGATCGCGGACTATCCGCACGCACCGGGTGACCACTGTGGTTCCACGTCCCTCCGAAACCTCGCGGATTACTACGGGTGGGGGCTCGAGGAAGCCGGATGCTTCGGCATCGGTGCTGGTATCGGCTTCGAGTACGACGAGCTCGGGCCCACTTCACGCATAATCCTGGGCCGGAACGCACACCTCGAGACGAACTTTTTCGAGAATCTCGGAATCTCGGTCGTCCAGCAGGAGGGTGGCTCGAGACCGTCGGCCTGGGACGGACTCGAAACCCAGCTCGAATCGGGGCCGGTTCTGTGTTACGTCGACCTCTACTACCTCCCGTATTTCGGCAGCGACACGCATTTCGGTCCACACACTGTCGTCGTCATCGATGTGACGGACGACTCGGTGACGATCTCGGATAGCGAGTTCCCCGAGCTACAGACCGTCTCGCGACAGGCGTTCGACGACGCGTGGCGATCTGATTACGGGTTCTGGCCACTCGACCGATGGTGGCTCACCGTCGACACTCCCGAACTGACAGTGCCGACGGACACCGCGACGCGGCAGGCGATCGAATCCGCCGCACGGACGATGCTCGACGGCAGGCAGGACGAACGTAGCGGTGTCGCTGCCATTCGGGCGTTCGCGGATGATCTCCCGCAGTGGACGGCGTTCGACGATGTCCAGTGGACAGCCCGTTTTGCCTACCAGAACATCGAGCGTCGGGGTACTGGCGGTGGTGCGTTCCGCCGCCTCTACGGCACCTTTCTCGAAACCCTCGGGACGAACGCCGGACTGGACGATCACTTCGGCGAACGGATGCGTCGAATTGCCGACGACTGGTCCGAACTGGGGAGTGTCCTGAGAGACGTGAGCGAGACCGACGATACAGCCGAGCACGCGACGCTCCTCGAAGATGCGAGCGACCGTGCTGCCGCCCTCGCTGCCCGTGAGGAAGAACTGTTCACGGATCTCGCCGCCGGTCTGTGA
- a CDS encoding Fic family protein codes for MPDNLPPSIELSPEVIEANGRAMHSLGRLDGFWSEIEDPDAAFGLFVYKEAEQSSQVEGTQVTVSDMLRKGTDSKDVREARNYAEALRAATRELLREGRRRRNLSLELVTSLHESLMESGRTDDEDPRPGEFRSRYVWIEEENQSGYGTSVRFVPPMPSAAESKMENFEEYMQSDGEYPDLVDIGLLHYQLETVHPFVDGNGRVGRLLIVLLLIASDILVHPPFYLSSYIRRNRDEYIDLLLAVNEEGEWNAWLEFFLEGIREQADEAFSRAKLLLRLRTEYRERYSDAAPSVRELADAVFVEPIFTVSRAAELIDMSYPAANNAVDRLEADGLLEEQTGKDRYREFRATEVLDVLNRDVEEIPSPGELMAE; via the coding sequence ATGCCGGATAACCTGCCGCCGTCGATAGAGCTGTCACCGGAAGTCATCGAGGCGAACGGCCGGGCGATGCACTCGCTCGGTCGGCTCGACGGGTTCTGGAGCGAGATCGAAGACCCCGACGCGGCGTTCGGGCTGTTCGTCTACAAAGAGGCCGAGCAGTCGTCGCAGGTGGAGGGGACGCAGGTGACCGTCTCGGACATGTTGCGGAAGGGGACCGACTCGAAGGACGTCCGGGAAGCCCGGAACTACGCCGAGGCGTTACGGGCAGCGACGAGGGAGCTGCTCCGAGAGGGGCGACGCCGGCGGAACCTCTCCCTCGAACTCGTCACGTCGCTTCACGAGTCGCTCATGGAGTCCGGCCGAACGGACGACGAGGATCCCCGTCCGGGGGAGTTCCGCTCGCGGTACGTCTGGATCGAAGAGGAGAACCAGAGCGGCTACGGGACCAGCGTCCGGTTCGTTCCGCCGATGCCGAGCGCCGCGGAGTCGAAGATGGAGAACTTCGAGGAGTACATGCAGTCGGACGGGGAGTACCCCGACCTGGTCGATATCGGGCTCCTCCACTATCAGCTCGAGACCGTCCACCCGTTCGTCGACGGGAACGGACGCGTGGGTCGGCTCCTCATCGTCTTGCTGCTGATCGCGTCGGACATCCTCGTCCACCCGCCCTTCTATCTCAGCTCCTACATCCGACGCAACCGCGACGAGTACATCGACCTCCTGCTGGCCGTCAACGAGGAGGGCGAGTGGAACGCGTGGCTCGAGTTCTTCCTCGAGGGGATCAGAGAGCAGGCCGACGAAGCGTTCAGCCGCGCGAAGCTCCTCCTCCGACTGCGGACGGAGTACCGAGAGCGGTACAGCGACGCCGCACCCTCTGTCCGGGAGCTCGCCGACGCCGTCTTCGTCGAACCGATTTTCACCGTCTCTCGGGCGGCGGAGCTGATCGACATGTCGTACCCGGCGGCCAACAATGCGGTCGACCGTCTCGAGGCGGACGGGCTACTCGAGGAACAGACCGGCAAAGATCGATACCGGGAGTTCCGGGCCACGGAAGTCCTCGACGTCCTGAATCGGGACGTCGAAGAGATCCCGTCGCCAGGTGAACTCATGGCCGAGTGA
- a CDS encoding CoA transferase subunit A has protein sequence MTDLIDDGDEIYVGGTFYSRTPMALLWELVRSDVTDTTVLRNLASYEWSYLLESDTTDKMVTSWLGSAVPPIIPDVMRTAIEGGDLELEEWSHYGYCLRLMAAAMGLPYLPTRTMLGSDLIEVTDTVVQECPFTGSDLALIPAIVPDVAFIHAQRADPYGNVQISGMPQIDYYGALAADTTIVTCEEIVSEDDTRSGDTDIPYFCVDEVISVPFGSFPHECPGYYEQSLDHFEAYSHDLAEDGLDGIDEYLQRYFYEPDSFEAYLDEFDTREILSCIVSMQNVPKDEEATEHLREVWK, from the coding sequence GTGACAGATCTCATCGACGACGGAGACGAGATCTACGTCGGTGGGACGTTTTACTCGCGAACACCGATGGCGCTTCTGTGGGAACTGGTCCGATCAGACGTCACGGACACGACCGTACTCCGGAATCTCGCCAGCTACGAGTGGAGTTATCTCCTCGAATCGGACACGACCGACAAGATGGTGACGTCGTGGCTCGGGTCGGCCGTGCCACCGATCATCCCCGACGTCATGCGGACGGCGATCGAGGGGGGCGATCTGGAGCTCGAGGAGTGGAGTCACTACGGCTACTGTCTCCGCCTGATGGCCGCCGCCATGGGACTCCCGTACCTGCCGACGCGGACGATGCTCGGGTCGGACCTCATCGAGGTCACCGATACGGTCGTCCAGGAGTGCCCGTTCACCGGGTCCGATCTCGCGCTCATCCCGGCGATCGTCCCCGACGTCGCGTTCATCCACGCACAGCGGGCCGACCCGTACGGCAACGTCCAGATCTCGGGGATGCCCCAGATCGACTACTACGGGGCACTGGCAGCCGACACGACGATCGTCACCTGCGAGGAGATCGTCTCTGAGGACGACACCCGGTCGGGAGACACTGACATCCCGTACTTCTGTGTCGACGAAGTGATCTCGGTTCCCTTCGGCTCGTTCCCCCACGAGTGTCCGGGCTATTACGAACAGTCGCTCGATCACTTCGAGGCGTACAGTCACGACCTGGCCGAAGACGGGCTCGACGGCATCGACGAGTACCTGCAGCGGTACTTCTACGAGCCAGATTCCTTCGAAGCGTATCTCGACGAGTTCGATACTCGGGAGATACTCTCGTGTATCGTCAGTATGCAAAATGTCCCGAAAGATGAAGAAGCGACGGAACACCTCCGGGAGGTATGGAAATGA
- the cofH gene encoding 7,8-didemethyl-8-hydroxy-5-deazariboflavin synthase subunit CofH, whose protein sequence is MSKPVPDSDQIPQQDFERLPETDQAFENALAKARAGERLTVADGIELLTTGTDREGIDRERKEQVLEAADRRRAEVVGEEVTFVANLNNNVTTACNTGCLFCNFKDRSEQFRTSYQEDHDGFTKRPAESREIVRDAVERGVYEVTSVSGLHPAFALDAEHREILEASEREDLNYRSPEEYDTDPGTYCEQIEAMSVDGVHVHSMTPEEAYHARRGTDWSYEEVFGRLKDAGLDSVPGTAAEILVDEVRDVICPGKIGTDEWLEAMEAAADVGLDTTATIMYGHVENEAHRVLHLDRIRELQDRTDNITEFVPLSFVHQNTPLAEYGMVDSGASTDEDELLIAVSRLYLDNIDHIQSSWVKYGDAQGLKMLNCGADDFMGTILSEEITKRAGGDYGEFRSFQEYVDMVSSIGRIPVERSTDYRQRRRIDPDDRPHGPELGPKADGTPLVESS, encoded by the coding sequence ATGTCAAAACCCGTACCGGATAGCGACCAGATTCCGCAACAGGACTTCGAGCGCCTTCCCGAGACCGACCAGGCCTTCGAGAACGCGCTCGCGAAGGCCAGGGCGGGCGAGCGGTTGACGGTCGCGGACGGGATCGAGCTGCTCACGACGGGGACCGACCGCGAGGGGATCGACCGCGAGCGCAAAGAGCAGGTCCTCGAAGCGGCCGACCGCCGCCGGGCCGAGGTGGTCGGCGAGGAGGTCACTTTCGTCGCCAATCTCAACAACAACGTCACGACTGCCTGCAACACCGGCTGTCTCTTCTGTAACTTCAAGGACCGCTCCGAACAGTTCCGGACGAGCTATCAAGAGGACCACGACGGCTTCACGAAGCGGCCGGCGGAGTCCCGCGAGATCGTCCGCGACGCCGTCGAGCGCGGGGTCTACGAGGTCACCTCGGTCTCTGGCCTCCACCCCGCCTTCGCCCTCGACGCCGAACACCGAGAGATCCTCGAGGCCAGCGAGCGCGAGGACCTGAACTACCGGTCGCCCGAGGAGTACGACACCGATCCGGGCACCTACTGCGAGCAGATCGAGGCGATGAGCGTCGACGGCGTCCACGTCCACTCGATGACGCCCGAGGAGGCCTACCACGCCCGCCGCGGCACCGACTGGTCCTACGAAGAGGTGTTCGGCCGGCTGAAGGACGCCGGCCTGGATTCGGTGCCCGGCACCGCCGCGGAGATCCTGGTCGACGAAGTGCGCGACGTGATCTGCCCCGGCAAGATCGGCACCGACGAGTGGCTCGAAGCGATGGAGGCCGCCGCCGACGTGGGCCTGGACACGACGGCGACGATCATGTACGGCCACGTCGAGAACGAGGCCCACAGGGTGTTACACCTCGACCGAATTCGCGAACTGCAGGACCGGACGGACAACATCACGGAGTTCGTCCCCCTCTCCTTCGTCCATCAGAACACGCCGCTGGCCGAGTACGGCATGGTCGACTCCGGCGCCTCGACCGACGAAGACGAACTGCTGATCGCCGTCTCTCGGCTCTACCTCGACAATATCGACCACATCCAATCCTCCTGGGTCAAGTACGGGGACGCCCAGGGGCTGAAGATGCTCAACTGCGGCGCCGACGACTTCATGGGGACGATCCTCTCCGAGGAGATCACCAAACGCGCCGGCGGGGACTACGGCGAGTTCCGCTCCTTCCAGGAGTACGTCGACATGGTCTCGAGCATCGGCCGGATCCCCGTCGAGCGCTCGACCGACTACCGACAGCGCCGCCGCATCGACCCCGACGACCGACCCCACGGGCCGGAACTCGGCCCGAAGGCCGACGGCACGCCGCTCGTCGAGTCGTCGTAA
- a CDS encoding LLM class flavin-dependent oxidoreductase — MQIAVSDTVGPGSEIREQAELAAELDYDSYWTQELIDVKDGFTTATALGAWDIDIDIVVGLPSPYTRHPAIIATVLSSIDDYADGRVEGLAIGTSAPEVIRKLNIDMDRPIKRLSEANDILNAIIETGECTYDGEIFQLDNWKLRTEFSGDVPLFACGAGPVMQEMAAAKFDGLWLPFNATAPFTEEVVEQGEEHLEEFGRDREEFTYALNIPTAVVDEDSEMSVEEQKRDILEFTAWHCCSDHIQPLVEMAGVEYDIDALRTAVRENDSEAMAEIVDQEFLDAVAAVGSPEHVRDRYREYMDTGIDCPVIYNYGPQEIKMRNVRELAPEKF, encoded by the coding sequence ATGCAAATCGCTGTCTCAGACACAGTTGGACCTGGGTCTGAAATTCGTGAACAGGCCGAACTCGCCGCGGAACTCGACTACGACTCCTACTGGACGCAGGAGCTCATCGACGTCAAGGACGGGTTCACCACGGCGACCGCGCTCGGTGCGTGGGACATCGACATCGACATCGTCGTCGGGCTTCCGAGTCCCTATACGCGCCACCCGGCCATCATCGCGACTGTGCTGTCCTCGATCGACGACTACGCCGACGGCCGCGTCGAGGGGCTCGCCATCGGGACGAGCGCGCCCGAAGTGATCCGGAAGCTCAACATCGACATGGACCGGCCGATCAAGCGCCTCAGCGAGGCCAACGACATCCTCAACGCCATCATCGAGACGGGCGAGTGTACCTACGACGGCGAGATCTTCCAGCTTGACAACTGGAAGCTCCGAACGGAGTTCTCGGGCGACGTCCCGCTGTTCGCCTGCGGAGCCGGGCCGGTCATGCAGGAGATGGCCGCCGCGAAGTTCGACGGGCTCTGGCTGCCGTTCAACGCGACCGCCCCGTTCACGGAGGAAGTCGTCGAGCAGGGTGAGGAGCACCTGGAGGAGTTCGGCCGCGACCGCGAGGAGTTCACCTACGCGCTGAACATCCCGACGGCCGTCGTCGACGAGGACTCCGAGATGAGCGTCGAGGAGCAGAAACGCGACATCCTGGAGTTCACCGCCTGGCACTGCTGCTCGGACCACATCCAGCCCCTCGTCGAGATGGCCGGCGTGGAGTACGACATCGACGCCCTCCGGACTGCAGTGCGGGAGAACGACTCCGAAGCGATGGCCGAGATCGTCGACCAGGAGTTCCTCGACGCCGTGGCCGCCGTCGGCTCCCCCGAACACGTCCGTGATCGCTACCGCGAGTACATGGACACGGGCATCGACTGTCCGGTCATCTACAACTACGGCCCGCAGGAGATCAAGATGCGCAACGTCAGAGAGCTGGCGCCCGAAAAATTCTGA
- a CDS encoding CoA-transferase subunit beta: MSDDNAPEYSDEDQMVVTASHLIEDYGTTFVGIGLPMRAALLAQRLYNPELVMVFEGGSIGPEISTDYFPSSTNSMRVSRQALMLPSITDTFAFTQRGYMDGAMVGCAQIDKHGNINTSVIGDFDDPKVRLTGGGGAGDLTALAEELTVVTKHEKQRFVEEVDFVTSPGYLSGGSAREESGLPSVENIRVVTDLGLLGFDPETKEMRIEGVHSHSSVEEIKENTGFDIGVADDVESVAPPSTEERTFLDRIESAR; the protein is encoded by the coding sequence ATGAGCGACGATAACGCACCCGAGTACTCGGACGAGGACCAGATGGTCGTCACTGCGTCACACCTCATCGAGGACTACGGAACGACGTTCGTCGGAATCGGGCTGCCAATGCGAGCGGCCCTGCTGGCACAGCGGCTGTACAATCCGGAGCTGGTCATGGTCTTCGAGGGCGGCTCGATCGGCCCGGAAATCTCGACGGATTACTTCCCCTCGTCGACCAACTCCATGCGCGTCTCTCGGCAGGCGCTGATGCTCCCGTCGATCACGGACACGTTCGCCTTCACTCAGCGAGGGTACATGGACGGTGCCATGGTCGGTTGCGCACAGATCGACAAACACGGCAACATCAACACGTCGGTGATCGGCGACTTCGACGATCCGAAGGTCCGCCTGACCGGTGGTGGCGGCGCCGGCGATCTGACGGCGCTCGCCGAGGAACTGACCGTCGTGACGAAACACGAGAAACAGCGGTTCGTCGAGGAAGTCGACTTCGTCACGTCGCCCGGCTACCTCTCGGGCGGATCCGCGCGTGAGGAGTCCGGACTCCCGTCCGTCGAGAACATCCGCGTCGTGACGGACCTCGGGCTGCTCGGGTTCGACCCGGAGACCAAGGAGATGCGAATCGAAGGCGTCCACAGCCACTCGTCGGTCGAGGAGATCAAGGAGAACACTGGCTTCGACATCGGCGTGGCCGACGACGTCGAATCGGTCGCCCCGCCGAGTACCGAGGAACGGACCTTCCTCGATCGGATCGAGAGCGCCCGCTGA
- a CDS encoding acyl-CoA dehydrogenase family protein: protein MVSLTDEQRMLVETASDLAENEFAERAYEWDGEAPWENLQLLADRGFLGINIDEEYGGAGLSEFEALLLNDAVGRVCPDTAAYLNSLHMTAPRAIDMFGTPAAKERYLPPLTKGEDFVAICISEPEAGSDLHAMNTTVEERNGDLVVNGEKTWVSRFRESSAGVTWVKFPEGLGTVIVDFDDPGVEVSNHYTNMAGHEQTHYYMEDVVVPEENVLARGEDAFKRQLKALNWERLGVASISNTWALAALDYALEYAQDREQFGQPIAEFQGLEWKLADLVTQLEASRSLTYRAAEDAVAKGRIPEPLQTGAANLFSGQMAETVISESLQICGANGYQQGHPLEYLYRLQRGWRFAGGTDEIQKNTIARWLKRDGIPTIPN, encoded by the coding sequence ATGGTTTCGCTCACGGACGAACAGCGGATGCTTGTCGAGACCGCCTCGGACCTCGCCGAAAACGAGTTCGCCGAGCGGGCCTACGAGTGGGACGGGGAGGCGCCATGGGAGAACCTGCAACTGCTCGCCGACCGGGGCTTTCTCGGGATCAACATCGACGAGGAGTACGGCGGCGCGGGACTCTCGGAGTTCGAGGCGCTGTTGCTCAACGATGCCGTCGGCCGTGTCTGTCCGGACACGGCGGCGTATCTCAACTCGCTGCACATGACCGCACCGCGGGCGATCGACATGTTCGGGACGCCCGCGGCCAAGGAACGGTACCTGCCGCCGCTGACGAAGGGCGAAGACTTCGTCGCCATCTGTATCTCGGAGCCCGAGGCCGGGTCCGACCTGCACGCGATGAACACCACCGTCGAGGAACGAAACGGCGACCTCGTCGTCAACGGCGAGAAAACCTGGGTGTCGCGATTCAGGGAGTCCTCCGCCGGCGTCACCTGGGTGAAGTTCCCCGAGGGGTTGGGCACCGTGATCGTCGACTTCGACGACCCCGGCGTCGAGGTCAGCAATCACTACACGAACATGGCCGGCCACGAGCAGACCCACTACTACATGGAAGACGTCGTCGTCCCCGAGGAGAACGTCCTCGCGCGCGGCGAGGACGCGTTCAAACGCCAGCTGAAGGCGCTCAACTGGGAGCGCCTCGGCGTGGCCTCGATCTCGAACACGTGGGCGCTGGCGGCGCTCGACTACGCGCTCGAGTACGCACAGGACCGCGAGCAGTTCGGCCAGCCGATCGCCGAGTTCCAGGGCCTGGAGTGGAAACTCGCGGATCTCGTCACCCAGCTCGAGGCGTCACGGTCGCTCACCTACCGGGCGGCCGAGGACGCCGTTGCGAAGGGGCGAATCCCCGAACCGCTCCAGACCGGCGCGGCCAACCTCTTCTCGGGGCAGATGGCCGAGACGGTCATCAGCGAGTCCCTCCAGATCTGCGGCGCGAACGGCTACCAGCAGGGCCACCCGCTCGAGTACCTCTACCGACTCCAGCGCGGCTGGCGGTTCGCCGGCGGCACCGACGAGATCCAGAAGAACACGATCGCCCGCTGGCTCAAACGCGACGGGATCCCCACGATCCCGAACTGA
- a CDS encoding A/G-specific adenine glycosylase, which translates to MPASRRDGLQEQLLEWYEANGRHDLPWREERRSAFEVLIAEVLLQRTTATAVAGAYVPVVSRYPSPEAVVAAPSGEIRDRIAPLGLSKRAAYLERISGQLLDRHSGRVPRDRSDLSRLHGVGEYTARSVSVHSHGEPVAAVDTNVERLLSRFYGIDSDESDVQGLADDLTPPGRSSDSLHAMLDFAAAVCTARSPNCAECPVEARCDSPKGEDGPN; encoded by the coding sequence ATGCCGGCGAGTCGACGAGATGGGTTACAGGAGCAGCTACTCGAGTGGTACGAAGCGAACGGACGTCACGACCTCCCGTGGCGCGAGGAGCGGCGGTCGGCGTTCGAGGTTTTGATCGCGGAGGTGCTCCTCCAGCGCACGACGGCGACTGCGGTCGCCGGCGCGTACGTTCCCGTCGTTTCCCGGTACCCGTCGCCCGAGGCGGTGGTCGCCGCGCCGTCCGGGGAGATACGCGACCGCATCGCTCCGCTGGGCCTCTCGAAGCGCGCGGCCTATCTGGAACGGATATCGGGGCAGCTGCTCGATCGCCACTCTGGTCGGGTACCGCGAGACCGCTCGGATCTATCGCGGCTCCACGGGGTCGGGGAGTACACCGCGAGGTCGGTCTCAGTCCATTCTCACGGCGAACCCGTCGCCGCAGTGGATACGAACGTCGAACGATTACTGTCCCGGTTCTACGGCATCGATTCCGACGAGAGCGACGTCCAGGGCCTCGCAGACGACCTCACGCCGCCGGGACGCAGTAGCGACTCCCTCCACGCCATGCTCGACTTCGCGGCCGCGGTGTGTACCGCTCGGTCGCCGAACTGTGCAGAGTGTCCGGTCGAGGCCAGGTGCGATAGTCCGAAGGGCGAAGACGGGCCGAACTGA